A section of the Pseudomonas fluorescens genome encodes:
- a CDS encoding ABC transporter substrate-binding protein, producing the protein MLKHAVLPFLVSAGLMAAAPFAQAATNLVFCSEGSPAGFDPGQYTTGTDFDASAETMFNRLSQFERGGTAVIPGLATKWDVSEDGLTYTFHLREGVKFHTTPYFKPTREFNADDVLFTFNRMINKDDPFRKAYPTEFPYFTDMGMDTNIKNIEKIDDHTVKFTLGTVDAAFIQNLAMSFASVQSAEYAAQLLKDGKPQDINQKPVGTGPFVFKSYQKDSNIRFTGNKDYWKPEDVKIDNLIFAITTDPSVRVQKLKKNECQVTLFPRPADLKALGEDKDLKLPHQAGFNLGYIAYNVMPVLKGQTAANPLADLRVRQALDMSVNKQQIIDSVYQGAGQLAVNAMPPTQWSYDETIKDVPYDVAKAKELLKEAGVKEGTEITLWAMPVQRPYNPNAKLMAEMLQNDWKQIGLKVNIVSYEWGEYIKRSKGGENQAMIIGWSGDNGDPDNWLNVLFGCDSLAGNNFSKWCDKKFDGIVKEAKATSDVAKRTELYKQAQHVLKDAVPMTPIAHSTVYQPMRNTVQDFKISPFGLNSFYGVSVSNK; encoded by the coding sequence ATGCTTAAACACGCAGTCCTTCCGTTTTTAGTCAGCGCCGGTTTAATGGCCGCTGCACCTTTCGCCCAGGCGGCGACTAATCTGGTGTTCTGCTCCGAAGGGAGCCCGGCCGGTTTCGACCCAGGCCAGTACACCACCGGAACAGACTTCGATGCTTCGGCCGAAACCATGTTCAACCGGCTCAGCCAGTTCGAGCGCGGCGGCACCGCCGTGATTCCTGGCCTGGCCACCAAGTGGGACGTTTCCGAAGATGGCCTGACCTACACCTTCCACCTGCGCGAAGGGGTCAAGTTCCACACCACGCCGTATTTCAAGCCGACTCGTGAATTCAACGCCGACGACGTGCTCTTCACCTTCAACCGGATGATCAATAAAGACGATCCATTCCGTAAGGCCTACCCCACCGAGTTCCCGTACTTCACGGACATGGGGATGGACACCAACATCAAGAACATCGAAAAAATCGACGACCACACCGTCAAGTTCACCCTTGGCACCGTGGACGCGGCGTTTATCCAGAACCTGGCCATGAGCTTCGCCTCGGTACAGTCGGCCGAGTACGCGGCCCAACTGTTGAAGGACGGCAAGCCCCAGGACATCAACCAGAAACCGGTGGGCACTGGCCCGTTCGTGTTCAAGAGCTACCAGAAAGACTCCAACATCCGCTTCACCGGCAACAAGGATTACTGGAAGCCTGAAGACGTGAAGATCGATAACCTGATCTTCGCCATCACCACCGACCCGTCGGTACGTGTGCAGAAACTCAAGAAGAACGAATGCCAGGTCACCCTCTTCCCGCGTCCGGCCGACCTCAAGGCACTGGGCGAGGACAAAGACCTGAAACTGCCGCACCAGGCCGGTTTCAACCTGGGCTATATCGCCTACAACGTCATGCCGGTGCTCAAGGGCCAGACTGCGGCCAACCCACTGGCCGACCTGCGTGTACGCCAGGCCCTGGACATGTCGGTCAACAAGCAGCAGATCATCGACTCGGTCTACCAGGGCGCCGGCCAGCTGGCGGTCAACGCCATGCCACCGACCCAGTGGTCCTATGACGAGACCATCAAGGACGTCCCGTACGACGTGGCCAAGGCCAAGGAGCTGCTCAAGGAAGCCGGTGTCAAGGAAGGCACCGAGATCACCCTGTGGGCCATGCCGGTCCAGCGCCCATACAACCCCAACGCCAAGCTGATGGCCGAGATGCTGCAGAACGACTGGAAGCAGATCGGCTTGAAGGTCAACATCGTCAGCTACGAGTGGGGCGAGTACATCAAGCGCTCCAAGGGTGGCGAGAACCAGGCCATGATCATCGGTTGGAGCGGTGACAATGGTGACCCGGACAACTGGCTGAACGTGCTGTTCGGCTGCGATTCCCTGGCCGGCAACAACTTCTCCAAATGGTGTGACAAGAAATTCGACGGCATCGTGAAAGAAGCCAAGGCCACATCGGATGTCGCCAAGCGCACCGAGCTGTACAAACAGGCGCAACACGTCCTCAAAGACGCAGTTCCCATGACACCTATCGCGCACTCGACGGTGTATCAACCCATGCGCAACACCGTGCAGGACTTCAAGATCAGCCCATTTGGCTTGAATTCCTTCTACGGGGTGAGCGTCAGCAACAAGTAG